The Maridesulfovibrio sp. genomic sequence ATTGATATTTATGAGCACCCCAATTTTACCTTTCACAAAGTGGATGTAGCCGATGCTGCCGCCATGGATAAAATCATGGAAGAAAGCGACCTGCACGGTGTAATCCACCTTGCTGCGATCGTTGGCGACCCTGCTTGTAAACTGTATTCTGATGAAGCAAAGCGCACCAACTGGGGAGCTTCCGTATATCTGGTGGACAAATGCAAAGAACTCGGTATTGAGCGTTTTATCTTTGCTTCCACCTGCTCCAACTACGGTAAAATGCCTGATCCCGAAGGTTTTGTTGTGGAAACAACCCCTCTGGCTCCGGTTTCCCTGTACGCAGAGTTGAAAGTTAAATTTGAAAAATACTTCCTCGAGGAAATGGAAAAGACCGATGCTCTTTGTCCCACTTCCCTGCGTTTTTCCACTGTTTACGGTATGTCCCATCGCATGCGTTTCGACCTGACCGTAAACGAATTCACCAAAGACCTTGCCCTTGAAAAAGAGCTGGTTATTTTCGGAGAACAGTTCTGGCGTCCTTACTGCCACGTTGCAGACTTTACCAATGCTATGATGACCGTACTCGAAGCACCCAAAGAAAAGGTTGCTTACGATGTATTCAACGTTGGCGACACTGCTGAGAATTACACCAAGAAGATGCTCGCTGACGAACTGACCAAGCTCTTTCCCAATGCGGACATCAAATACGTTAAAAAAGACGAAGATCCCCGCGATTACCGTGCAGATCACACCAAAATTAAAGAACAGCTCGGTTTCAAAATTACCAAGACCGTTCCTGAAGGCATGCGTGAAATCAAGGAGATTGTTGAACTCGGTATCATTAGTGATCCCGAAAGCCAGCAGTACTACAACATCCCTCACAAGAGAGATTAAATGAACCTCGCAGATAATATTCTTGAAGCGATGAAAACCGTGCTCCCGCAGGGCGGAGGATTCCTCCCCCTGCATGAGCCGGTATTTCCCGGAAACGAACTGGCTTACACCAAAGAGTGTATCGACACCACTTTTGTCTCTTCTGTAGGGAAATTCGTGGACCGGTTCGAGGAAATGCTTGCTGATTACACCGGAGCGAAACGCGCTATTGCAGTGACTAACGGAACCGCTGCCCTGCACATGGCTCTTATGCTGGCCGGAGTTAAGGCTGGTGATGAAGTTATTATTCCCGGTCTGACTTTTGTAGCCACTGCCAACGCTGTAGCTTACATTGGCGCGGTGCCTCATATCGCTGATTCGGAAGAAAAAACTCTCGGTCTTGATGCGCAAAAACTGGATGCCCACTTGAGTGAAGTTGCCGAAGTCCGTAATGGCGAGTGCTTCAACAAGGAGACCGGGCGCAGAATTTCCGCTCTGGTTCCTATGCATGTTTTCGGCATTCCTCTTGATGTGGACGGATTGCTTGCTGTCTGCGAAAAATTTTCCATTCCCATGGTCGAAGATGCTGCGGAAGCAATCGGCTCCTTTTACAAGGGCAAGCATTGCGGCAGGTTTGGTAAGATCGCTTCGCTCAGCTTTAATGGCAACAAGACCATAACCACCGGGGGCGGTGGAGCCATCCTTACTGATGATGCTGAAATGGCTGATCTTTGCAAGCATCTGACCACAACAGCCAAAAGCCCGCACAAATGGGAATATTTCCACGATATGGTCGGTTATAACTACCGTATGCCCAACATCAATGCTGCGCTCGGTTGTGCTCAGATGGAAAAGCTTGACGAGATTCTGGCCAGCAAACGAAAACTTGCTGAAAAATACGCTACGGCATTCAAAGATGTCGAAGGTGTTCGTTTCCTGACTGAACCGCAAGAATGCAGCAGTAACTATTGGTTCTGCACTCTCGTTCTTGAAAAAGGTTTCGAGGGTGACCGTGATTCCATTCTGGAAGCTACCAACGGTGCTGCCTACATGACCCGTCCCCTGTGGACTGCCATGCATCGTTTACCCATGTTTGAAAATTGTCCGCGTACCGACATGAGTGTTGCCGAATCTCTTGAAAAGAGAGTGATCAACATTCCTAGTGGAGCGGGGATAGTAGGGGTTTAGTTGATGGACAAAGCTATAGCGGTAATTCCTGCTCGCGGTGGCTCCAAACGTCTTCCCAAAAAGAATATTAAGCCGCTGCTGGGTGTGCCTATGATCGGGTATACTATTCAGGCTGCTCTTGAGTGCGGTTTGTTTGAGCGTGTGGTTGTCTCAACTGATTGTCCTGAGATCGCGGAGGTCTCTCAAAAGTTGGGTGCGGAAGTTCCTTTCATACGGGAAGCAGGCATTGCTGATGACATTACCCCGGTCTCAGCAGCAACACTGGATGCATTAAACAGGGTTGACCCTGAGGGTAGCCGCTATGGTTATGTCTGCCAGTTGATGGCCAACTGTCCTATGCGCGATGCAGGTGACATTTCCGCCAGCTATGAGCATTTTACACAGCACGGAGCCGGGGCCCAGATAAGCGTTACCCGGTATGGCTGGCTTAATCCATGGTGGGCTATGGAAATGGATGAAGGGCAACCGCTCAGGCCGGTTTTCAAGGAAAAGCTCACTGCGCGCAGTCAGGATCTTGCTGACCTCTTTTGTCCTACGGGAGCTATCTGGTGGGCCAAAAGTGAAGTTCTTCGGGCTGAAGGAACTTTTCACACTGATGAAAAAATAGGTTGTGAAATTAATTGGGTTAATGCCGTGGACATTGATGACGAGAATGACTGGGCCATGGCCGAGTTTTTAATGTCCAGAAGACTTGCAGGAGAGTCTTCTTGAGCAACACAGCCCTGTACACGACTATTTATCCGGGCGAAGAGTTATACCTGAAGCCGTGGTTCGATTCCGTTGCAGCTCAGACCGATAATGATTTTGATATTGTTATCGGCCTTGATGCTTTTACCCCGGAGCAGGTCTTCGAACATGTGGGGCAGGAATTTGAAGCCCGGTTTGTGTCTGCTGATGCTGGGGCAACTCCGGTGGAAGTGCGTACTAAACCTATTGAATTGATCATCAACGAATATGATCAGGTGGTTTTTACTGACAGCGATGATGTTCTTTTCCCGCAGCGGGTTGAAAGGGCTAAGAAGCAGTTACAGCATTGCGACCTGACGGCATGTGCATTGGAGATCATCAATGAGGACGGAAGTGCTGCAGGGCAGCTTTTTCCTCTTAAAGAGAATGCTACACTTGAAGAGTTGTTACCGTTTGCGAATGTTTTTGGGCTTTCCAATACAGCTTACCGCTGTGAGCTTCTGCGCAGAGTACTGCCCGTGCCATGCGAATGTGTGATGATGGATTGGTTCATGGCGACTAAGGCGTGGTTTCTCGGTGCTGAAATTTACAGGGATTCTGCTCCCATGATGAGCTATAGACAGCATGGAAGCAATACTGCGCGTGTTCTGGCTCCTTTTACGGAAAAACAGATAATAAATGGATTCAGGTTGCTGAAATTGCATTATTCATTATTGTCTGATCATGTGCTCGCTGATTATCCGGATAAAATGGAATTATTCAGGGGAGCTGACACAAGACTGGACATTTTTATTGATTCCATGAAAGACGAAGCTAAGTTGAATACTTATTTGATTTCACTGAACAAACTTGAAGAAGAACATATCTGGTGGTCATGGCTGGCCCATCCCCAATTGGAGGAAATATGGAAAAATTAAATATAAACGGTAGATTGGTAGGTCCCGGTGAACCTCCTTACTTTATCGCAGAAATCGGTTCCAATCATAATGGTGACATGGAACTGTGTAAAAAAATGATTGATTCTGCAATAGAGTGCGGTGCAGATGCGGTTAAATTCCAGTCTTGGAGCAAGAAAACCCTTATTTCCAAGGCCGAATATGAACGCAATACAACTTA encodes the following:
- a CDS encoding NAD(P)-dependent oxidoreductase, translating into MKNILVTGGAGYVGSILLRRLLDDGYGVVCVDTLKFGGESIIDIYEHPNFTFHKVDVADAAAMDKIMEESDLHGVIHLAAIVGDPACKLYSDEAKRTNWGASVYLVDKCKELGIERFIFASTCSNYGKMPDPEGFVVETTPLAPVSLYAELKVKFEKYFLEEMEKTDALCPTSLRFSTVYGMSHRMRFDLTVNEFTKDLALEKELVIFGEQFWRPYCHVADFTNAMMTVLEAPKEKVAYDVFNVGDTAENYTKKMLADELTKLFPNADIKYVKKDEDPRDYRADHTKIKEQLGFKITKTVPEGMREIKEIVELGIISDPESQQYYNIPHKRD
- a CDS encoding LegC family aminotransferase; amino-acid sequence: MNLADNILEAMKTVLPQGGGFLPLHEPVFPGNELAYTKECIDTTFVSSVGKFVDRFEEMLADYTGAKRAIAVTNGTAALHMALMLAGVKAGDEVIIPGLTFVATANAVAYIGAVPHIADSEEKTLGLDAQKLDAHLSEVAEVRNGECFNKETGRRISALVPMHVFGIPLDVDGLLAVCEKFSIPMVEDAAEAIGSFYKGKHCGRFGKIASLSFNGNKTITTGGGGAILTDDAEMADLCKHLTTTAKSPHKWEYFHDMVGYNYRMPNINAALGCAQMEKLDEILASKRKLAEKYATAFKDVEGVRFLTEPQECSSNYWFCTLVLEKGFEGDRDSILEATNGAAYMTRPLWTAMHRLPMFENCPRTDMSVAESLEKRVINIPSGAGIVGV
- a CDS encoding acylneuraminate cytidylyltransferase family protein, which produces MDKAIAVIPARGGSKRLPKKNIKPLLGVPMIGYTIQAALECGLFERVVVSTDCPEIAEVSQKLGAEVPFIREAGIADDITPVSAATLDALNRVDPEGSRYGYVCQLMANCPMRDAGDISASYEHFTQHGAGAQISVTRYGWLNPWWAMEMDEGQPLRPVFKEKLTARSQDLADLFCPTGAIWWAKSEVLRAEGTFHTDEKIGCEINWVNAVDIDDENDWAMAEFLMSRRLAGESS